The Castor canadensis chromosome X, mCasCan1.hap1v2, whole genome shotgun sequence genome includes a region encoding these proteins:
- the LOC109703369 gene encoding germ cell-less protein-like 2 gives MGLLSSRVLQCREPGVINAQQPEAIAGPSYISGSRKRKRNSGYCLDPNSDNPNSQDQKEDRQQVLSTSHRKKVKISSKYAYQTLFLKGKISDIKIRALGKVWCLHKIFLCQSGYFANMFRGSWNEVHEDTIELEVNDQNIDVHSLHFVLGSLYRDEDFLIEPLQIPGILATACLLQVEDLIHQCDETMKETINAKTVCGYHVAAETYGLDSVKTRCFEWLLHNLMTHPSVELYKKINIELMYLLISSSDLLVMQKEMDVYTTLKGWMFLRLNPGWKGTMNQLLRNAGSWFLKHLKYVSNTTFLEMRKGIMFQPVFKKLRFQHLICDLASTRLIEQDRLIPSEWLSSAYKQQWLTLLKAQQYREIGPRVLNETELEGYSMRCGKKIIKNGKYSWKWSSFNFGFPLHAIFTSHYIIFKQNTFSQLWEDSASIQPLRNIAFRLTLVYFDSSGKLSFSKTTGYKILTFEKDEEQIVMRLDSLVLKFPLYIFCNFLFMSLENTGNQQSHHLDILAFGNFGRLI, from the coding sequence ATGGGGCTTTTAAGCAGCCGGGTCTTACAATGCAGGGAGCCAGGCGTTATCAATGCACAGCAGCCAGAAGCCATAGCAGGCCCCAGTTACATATCAGGCAGTCGCAAGCGCAAGCGGAACAGTGGCTACTGTTTGGACCCAAACTCTGACAACCCCAATTCTCAGGACCAGAAAGAAGATCGACAGCAAGTCCTCAGCACAAGCCACAGGAAAAAAGTTAAGATCTCATCTAAATATGCTTAccaaactttatttttgaaaggaaagatcAGTGATATTAAAATCCGTGCTCTGGGGAAAGTGTGGTGtttacacaaaatatttttatgtcagtCAGGATACTTTGCTAATATGTTCAGAGGTTCTTGGAACGAAGTGCATGAAGATACCATTGAACTGGAGGTTAATGACCAGAATATAGACGTCCACTCCTTGCATTTTGTACTAGGTTCCTTGTACAGGGATGAGGACTTCTTAATAGAGCCCCTTCAAATTCCAGGTATTTTGGCAACAGCATGTCTGCTTCAGGTAGAGGACTTAATTCATCAATGTGATGAGACCatgaaggaaacaattaatgCAAAAACTGTATGTGGTTATCATGTAGCAGCAGAAACCTATGGGCTAGATTCTGTAAAGACACGGTGCTTTGAATGGCTTCTTCACAATTTAATGACGCACCCAAGTGTTGAActttacaaaaaaatcaacatagaactCATGTATCtgctaatttcttcttctgatttACTAGTAATGCAAAAGGAGATGGATGTATACACCACACTTAAAGGGTGGATGTTCCTTCGCCTTAATCCAGGTTGGAAAGGCACAATGAATCAGCTTTTAAGGAACGCTGGTAGCTGGTTTTTGAAGCACTTGAAATATGTTAGTAATACCACTTTTCttgaaatgagaaaaggaataaTGTTTCAACCAGTGTttaaaaaattgagatttcagcATCTTATCTGTGACTTGGCCTCCACAAGACTTATTGAACAAGATCGTCTAATACcttcagaatggctatcatctgCTTACAAACAACAATGGCTTACCTTGCTTAAGGCACAGCAATACAGAGAAATTGGGCCTCGAGTCCTAAATGAAACAGAACTTGAAGGATACAGCATGAGGTGTGGCAAAAAGATTATCAAAAATGGTAAATACTCTTGGAAGTGGTCAAGTTTCAACTTCGGCTTTCCTTTGCATGCCATTTTTACCAGCCATTATATAATTTTCAAGCAAAATACTTTCAGTCAGCTATGGGAAGATTCTGCCTCTATACAACCTCTACGAAATATTGCATTCAGATTAACTTTAGTATATTTTGATTCTAGTGGAAAACTAAGTTTCAGCAAAACAACTGGTTATAAAATCCTTACCTTTGAAAAGGATGAAGAACAAATAGTAATGAGGCTGGATAGCTTAGTTCTAAAGTTCCCGTTATATATATTCTGCAACTTTCTGTTTATGTCGTTAGAAAATACAGGAAACCAACAATCTCATCATTTAGACATTTTAGCATTTGGAAACTTTGGACGTCTCATTTAA